The nucleotide sequence ATCTCCCCTCATATACTTCGCGACAGTATTTTCACTTACAGAGAACCCCTCGCTTCTCAGCTCATGAAAGATCCTAGGTGACCCATAAGTACTTTTACTCACGTTGAAAATCTCCTGAATTTTCTTGCAGATTTCCATTTTTCTCGCCATGGATTTCAACTGGCCATTCTTTTCCACTGGTAATACCCGCTGGTACTCACTCCAAAGTGTCTGCATAGCCGGATGATAGGAACTTCATTTGAAAGATCGAAAATCATTTGGAATTTCTCATTTGATCTCCTTTGATATAATCCTAGGCTTTTTTTAGAACATCGCTGACTTTGTTCAGGTCATTTCCTTTCTGAGTTCTCGAACCTCAAACTCCAGTTCTTCATAGAGTTTTCGCACCGCTGCGAGCGGTCGGACCTGATTGAGTCTCCATTTTCCATCGACGAATATTTGCCGGATTTATACCTAGATCTTCCGAGGCCTTTGTTGTGCCAATTTTCTCAGCCAAATCAACGGCTTCGGCCTTATACTCTTGTGAAAGCCCTTCTCTTTGAACTCATTGTTATCTCCTATCGGTTTGATTAAACCGCTCGAAGAAAACTGTCCACTATTATTGGGGAACTCTAGGCTCTGCACTGCTACTGGCTACTTTAACCTCTTTGAATTCCTCGACTGGAAAATAGCCTTCCCGACGAAGTCGTTTGGCTTTACCTATCAACTTCGGAAGAGAGTTTCGGTTCATTCCGATCGCTCCAGCAAACCCCTTTGCCGGACCAGTCCAATTCTCCCAGGCAGAAAGTATTTCCACCAATAGCTCATCGCTCACATTGCGAACTTTCCCTCCATCACCTCT is from Bdellovibrionales bacterium and encodes:
- a CDS encoding transposase; this translates as MSKSTYGSPRIFHELRSEGFSVSENTVAKYMRGD